The DNA region CCAAGCTGTCCCAGATGCTGGCTAACACCACCGGCTACCCGGACGACGTGCACTGTGTGTTCTATGAGGCAAGCTTAAACATGGCATGCAGAGAGCCGATCTTCGTTCCCCACCTGTTCCCTGGAGAAACTTGCCAGtaccactccagacccagagacCAGCCAGCCACCATCCCGACACGTGGGCGCGAGCGCGAGCCCACCATCGATGGAGAGCCAAAGCCCGCCGCGAACAATGAGCCATCGACGCTAAGGGTCACCGCTGAGCCAGAGCTGCACAAGCTGTTGGaacaggtgcgagagccggccatgaTGCCCGCAACGGTCAAAATTCTGCTGTTGCACTGACACTGAATTGCATTCATGCTAAGTAGATACCACCAACCGGCAACCAAAACAATTCAAAACCGATTGTGCGCTGATTGCTGGCTTGCCGCATGCTTGACCAATTAATTTGTGTATCCACTTTACGCAAAATGAAGTTGAGTAAAAAGTAAGATATTTGACTTTGGAatgtagtaaagaaagaaaagaaaaaagtagtAGTAAGGAGGAAAGTAGTAGTTAGGAAagattgtaagaaaaaagtctccCTAAATGAAAATACTTCAGTGAAGTATAGATGCGTGGAAAAgctacttaagtacagtaacaaaTTACATTTGATGATTCGAGATTTTGGTGGCTGCAATGTAGCTCCCAAAAGCAGCTATTCAATTTCAAACTACCACTAAACTGTGAAATGAACTGAAAATAATTGTCagaattgtttttatatacaataTTTACTCAAAACAAGATTGTCAATGTCAAAATGAATAACAGACTTATTACTGGCGTGTCTACAGTGCATCTGGAAAGTATTCACAGCgcttcactttttccacattttgttatgttacagcctGATTCCAAAGTTGATTAAAAACGTAattattttcctcaaaattctacAAGGAATACTCCATAATGACAATGTGAAagaagtttgtttgaaatctttgcaaatCACTTCAGTGTTTGTAcagttgaaaaaataaaaattcaaagaATAATGTTAGTATTATCATGATGCATGTCCAAAAGTCATGGAGTTAACGTGGTATTAAATGGTGATTTATTTTGCGGTGTGTTGTCAACAGAATTCCTGTGTTAAATCCATTTGACATGATTACTACGGTACCCTTCTAGTTTTAGTGTCATTTAGTTTTTtgtcctttctttcttttgtatCTCCAGCATAAGAATGTGTGGTATATGGGCCTTATTTGGTAGTGATGAGTGCCTCGCGGTTCAGTGCACCAATGCCATGAAGATCGCTCATCGTGGTCCAGATGCTTTCCGCTTTGAGAATGTCAACGGTTTCACCAACTGCTGCTTTGGGTTTCACCGCCTTGCTATTGTGGATCAGCTCTATGGCATGCAGCCTTTGCGTGTCAAGAAGTTTCCCTACCTTTGGTTATGTTACAACGGTGAAATCTACAATCACGTTGGGGTAGGtggcaaaatgtttttgtttcattcaAAATCTATTGATATCAGTAGGAATATTGCGCTATTAAGACATGGAGTAAAACTCTCAGCTGAAGTGTTTCAAGTGTCGGTGAATGAAAATACATCTGTGCTTATTGATTAATCCCTTAGTTCAAAATTTGTGACTCTCTCACAATGTGGAAGGTTAAGTTGTTTTAGAAACTTAGGACTGAAATATCTCGTATGCCTCATGGTTCAACGTAACATCTGTTCTTAAACAATTTTTCCTTTACAGCTGAGGGATCATTTTGATTTTGACTATCAGACCAAAGTCGATGGAGAGATTCTTCTGCACCTGTACGATCGCTTTGGAATCGAGAAGATGGCTGCTCTGCTAGATGGTGTTTTCGCATTCATCTTGTTGGACACTGCTAACAGAAAGGTTTTCTTAGGCAGGGACACCTATGGTGTGAGGCCGCTGTTCAGACTGCTCACTGATGATGGCTTTCTGGCTGTCTGTTCTGAAGCCAAAGGTATAATGAACAATGTTTCAGAGTGAAGCGTGGCACTGTGTTCATTTTCACACCTGCAGCTGATGATACAGTGTTTTCGGCATCTCAATGTGGCTGAGTTTGCAATAAAATTCATCTCTATTCTGCTCTGAATTTGGGTGACTTATAAGATGCATTTGGGAACACACATATTTACAATTAAAATCTAATTCAcaatttgattattatttttttccaaatcatGCAGCCTTATCCTCTAGGACTTTTCTTTAAGATCAGCTTTATTGCAGAATATAATTTTAACAGCATCACGTTTTTGCTGTGATTTGATCTAAACAGGTTTGACTCAGATCACACACTCCATGTCCAACCCTGCAAAGATCACCCCCTTTCCTCCTGGACACTTTGAGGTGTTTGACTTAAAACTCAATGGAAAAGTGAAGCCTGTGCTGATGGATCGATTCCACTGCTGCACAGATGAACCTAAACATGCCTTCTATAACAATCTGAAGGGTCTTGGCACAGGTAGAGTGTAATCCATATtacttttatacatttatattccaTGTGTTCTAAAGGCATTtgatagctttgtaaaattaagaCCAGATTTACTAGTTGCAAACTGGATCAATCGATTCATTGAAAATGTCTGATTCAGCATGTTTTCGAATTGGATGTTGTTACTTCTCTTATTAACAGTTGAGCATTAACTTTCTGACTGTTTTCCCATCTTCATTTAAATATCAATGCACCACATGAACTGGATAGATACTTATGGTACATACCAGTCCCTGTAGTATACATCTATTTTACACCACCATTTACTGTACCAGCTGTCACaactaaagaaaaataaattgctCTCTTTTCATCAGGCTTTGAATTGGAGACTGTCAAGAGCAACATTAGGATCCTGTTTGAAAATGCTGTAAGGAAACGCTTGATGGCTAACAGAAGAATCGGTTGCCTCCTCTCAGGTGCCTGTTCTCATTTTGTTATTTGCTTTGAATTAGTGGGCGTgttattcttacttttttattttacccTGTCCATGATGTTCTTATCACAGGTGGTCTCGATTCAAGTCTGGTTGCTGCGACCCTCGCGAAACTGGCCAAAGAAGAGGAGCTTCCATATCCTATTCAGACCTTCGCCATCGGCACAGATGACAGCCCAGATATTGCTGCTGCTCGCAAGGTTATAGACACTGAACATTTAGAATTTCATTTTGCGCATTTTACACGTTGTGTTCTGATCTGTGTGGCACTTTCTATGAA from Garra rufa chromosome 21, GarRuf1.0, whole genome shotgun sequence includes:
- the LOC141295470 gene encoding asparagine synthetase [glutamine-hydrolyzing]-like, with product MCGIWALFGSDECLAVQCTNAMKIAHRGPDAFRFENVNGFTNCCFGFHRLAIVDQLYGMQPLRVKKFPYLWLCYNGEIYNHVGLRDHFDFDYQTKVDGEILLHLYDRFGIEKMAALLDGVFAFILLDTANRKVFLGRDTYGVRPLFRLLTDDGFLAVCSEAKGLTQITHSMSNPAKITPFPPGHFEVFDLKLNGKVKPVLMDRFHCCTDEPKHAFYNNLKGLGTGFELETVKSNIRILFENAVRKRLMANRRIGCLLSGGLDSSLVAATLAKLAKEEELPYPIQTFAIGTDDSPDIAAARKVADYIGSEHHEVSFTPEEGIQAVEEVISHLESYDITTVRASVGMYLISKYIREKTDSVVIFSGEGSDELTQGYIYFHKAPSPKEGADESVRLLKELYLFDVLRADRTTAAHGLELRVPFLDHRFTAYYLSLPEEMRAPKDGVEKHLLRESFKGMKLIPDEILWRRKEAFSDGMTSMKKSWYTSLQEHIESEVNESQLEKAAKLFPFNPPTTKEGFYLRQVFEKMYPGRCDWTPHYWMPRWIKATDPSARTLSIYKPDKTSDHINPEELE